GCCAGGACCCGAGCTTTTATGAAGGTGGCCAGTTAGGTGGCACTTTGATTGGTGGCGGCAATATGCCCGTCATGCACCTGGCCAAAGCCTTGGGCGGCGATCTGTTTCTGGGTTTTTTGTCTGCCGTTGCCTTCGCCACGATTCTGGCGGTGGTCGCGGGGCTGACCATGGCCGGAACCTCGGCCATCTCCCATGACTTGTACGCCATGGTCATCAAGAAAAATCAGGTGGACCCGGCCAAGGAACGCCGCGTCTCCAAGATTGCCTCGGTTTGCCTGGGTGTGCTGGCTGTGGTGCTGGGCATCTTGTTCAAGGATCAAAACATTGCCTTTCTGGTGGCGCTGACCTTCGGGGTCGCGGCGTCCGTCAATTTCCCGATTCTGGCCTTGTCCATGTTCTGGAAGGGTTTGACCACGCGCGGTGCCTTGATCGGTGGCGTGGCTGGGCTGTTGAGTGCCGTTGGTCTGGTGATTTTGTCACCGGCTGTCTGGGTCAAGGTGCTGGGCAATGAGCAGGCGATTTTCCCCTATGACTATCCCGCCATTATTTCCATGAACGTAGCGTTCTTCTTTACCTGGCTGGGCTCGGTGACCGACCGCAGCGCCCAGGCAGCGCTGGAGCAAGCCCGTTTCGAGGATCAGTTTGTGCGGGCGCATACCGGCATTGGGGCGTCGGGTCTGGTGAATCACTAAGTATCACTATCAGCGTGTCACCGCAGGGGGCTTGCCCCCGGTGACCTTTTCAAGGAGGTAATCATGCAATTGCGAGACAACGGACTCAGGTTCTCGCCCATCACTATTGTGCTGCACTGGCTTGTAGCGGCCTTGCTGTTTTCCATTCTGGGCTTGGGGGTGGCCATTGCCCAAAGCCCCGGTGAGGCGCGGCTGGTGCATCTGCAAAATCTGCTGGGGATGCTGCTGTTCCTGATTTCCATCTACCGCTTCTGGGCGCGGGTGACGTCTTTTCACCCTTTGCCAGTGGGTTCGCCCAATCCGGTGGAAGTGATTGTGGCCCGTTCCGTGGCGACAGCCTTGGCCTTGGCGATGGTGCTGCTGCCAGTCGCTGTCTGGCTGTCCCGTGCGGCGGCTGGCGTAGCGGTGGAGCTGCCTGGTGGCCTGGCTTTGCCTACCTTGATCAGCCCGAATGCGCAGGTCAAAGCCGTGGTCGATGTGCTGTTCAATATTGGCGCCACAGCTTTTTTGGCGGGGCTGGCCTTGCACCTTTTCGGGGCTTTCAAAAACCATTTTGTACTGAAGAATCTGGCCCTGCGGCGCATGCTGGGCAAACAGGTGGAGTTGTAAATCATGAGCGAAGCAAATCGAGACTTTGCGGGCAATGTCATCACGGAAATGTGCGGTGTGCAGTATCCGATTTTTCTGGCGGGCATGGCTGCGATTTCCGGGCCGCAATTGACGGCGGCGGTAGCGAATGCAGGCGGGTTCGGTGTGCTGGGCGGCTTGCGTCTGGCTCCCTTGATGCTGCGTAAATGGCTGCGGGAAACCAGGGCACTGACGGACCAGCCTTTCGGGGTAAATGTGGTGCCGCAGTTTGGTGGCCCGGAGGTGTTCGAGGCCCAGTTTCAAGTGATCTTGCAGGAGCGGCCCCGCATCCTCTCGCTGTTTTATGCCGAGGACTATTCCGCCGACATGATTCCCCGTGCAAAAGACGCCGGCATGATCGTGATGGTACAAACCGGCACGGCGGCCTTGGCTCGCAAAGCGATTGCGCATGGGGCCGACATTATCGTCGCCCAAGGTAGCGAGGGTGGTGGCCACCTGAATCGCGGCACCATTGGCCTGATGTCGTTGTTACCCGCAATTCTGGACTGTGCGCAAGGCCGTCCTGTACTGGCGGCAGGTGGGATTACTACCCGCCAGGATGTCAGGGCGGCCATGAGTCTGGGGGCTTCCGGCGTACTGGTGGGCACGGCCTTTCTGGCCAGCGAGGAGTCCAATGCGCACCCGCTCTACAAGCAAAAGATTCTGGAAGCCAGCACGGACGATACGGAATATCGCACCGGCTATTCCTTTGGTTGGACCTATGGCACCCCGCATCGCGTCATTCCCAACCGCGACAAGTGGAATGTGCTGCGTCTGGTCGGGGGCGGGGCGCGGGCGATTGATAAGGACCGAATGGCCAGGAAACTGTCTTTGTATGCTGGTCAGGGCGTGGGCAAGATCCACAGCATTGTGCCAGCGGCAGAACGGGTCGCGGAACTGGCTTTGGGTCTGTCCTAACGCTTTACTGCGGCAAAGCCTGTGCGGCGCTGCTGGGCAGACCCACAGGCTGACCCGTCAGAGCAGGCAGTTCAGCCTCGCCTTGATCCAGTTTGGGCAATTGGGCGAATTGCGCTTGAGCCAGGGCCACAAAGCTGCGCAGGGCCGAGCCAGGATTCGCGTCGGCACGACGGATAAACACGGTTTTCACCCGCGCCACTTCAGGCGGCAGTTCGTGGCATTGCACGGGCAGGCGCAAGCTGCCGTTCTGGGCGATGGCTTTGGGCAACAGGGTAATGCCCATGCCCGAGGCCACGCAGGACAGAATGCCGTCCAGTGTGCCCATTTCCATGATCTGGTTGGGCACCAGCCCGGCCTGATAAAACCAGTGTTCCAGCGTGGAGCGGTAAAAGCAGCCTGTCCTGAACACCAGAACCGTTTGTTGGGGGATTTTTTCGATCAGGGCAGGCAGGGATTCCACTGTTTTGCTGCTGACCAGCACCAGCTCTTCTTCAAATACTTCTTCTTGAGTCAGGGCCGCGTTTTGATGAAAGCCACCGACAAAAGCACCGTCGAGCTGATGGGTCTCAATGGCCTTGATCAGCTCGGCCGTGGTGCCGGTTTGCAAGGACAGCTGAACCTGGGGGTAGCTTTCGCGGTATTGGGTCAGAACCTGGGGCAGACGGATGGCGGCCGTGGTTTCCATGGAACCCAGACGCAGCAGACCACTGGGAGTGCCGGTGTCTTGCAGGGCGACACGGCTTTCATCGGTCAACTGCAGGATACGGCGGGCGTAGGCCAGAAAGGTATGGCCGGCCGGAGTCAGCACCACGCCGCTTTTCTGGCGTATGAACAATTGCTGCTCCAGTTCGGCCTCCAGCTCTTTGATGCGCATGGTGACGTTGGATTGCACGGTGTGCACCTTCTGGGCAGCGGCCGTAAAGCTGCCGTGCTCGGCAACGGCACAAAAAATCCGTAATTGGCGCATTTCCATGTCGGCCATCCTATGTCTAAAAGTGATGTTTGAATTTTTATTCCATCACTTTATGGCATTCATTGGCAGTCGTAAAGCGCTTTAGGGTTAGGGCTCACAGTTGGCTGCGGTAGCTGGCCGGAGTGTGCCCAAAGCTGCGCCGGAACAGGCTGATAAAGGCGCTGGGGCTGGAATAACCCAGATCGTAGGCAATAGTGGCAACCGGCTCACCGGCTGCCAGCATTTCCAGGGAGCGCATCAGGCGGGCGCGTTGCCGCCAGGCGGTGAAGTTAAAGCCGGTTTCTGTCACGAAACGGCGACTTAAGGTGCGCAGGCTGACGGCCGCCCAGTCGGCCCAATGCTCCATGCCTTGATTGTTGCTGGGGTCGGCAATCAGGGCGCGGGCAATGCGTTGCAAGCGCGGGTCCTGGGGCAGGGGAAGCCCAAACGGCTCGACGGGCAGGGTACGAATTTCATCCAGGATGACGGCCGCGATGTGGGCCTGAGTATCCGTCAAGGGAGTAGCGAGCGCAGGTTTCCAGGAGCTGGCACGCAGGACAGCCTCGCGCAGCAGGCCGGACATGCGGATCGTGCAAGCCTGTTTGGGGAGGTCCTGGCAGGCAGACTCGGCGATAAATACGCTCCAGCCATGGAAGGGGCCGTGGGATTGCCCTGAGTGCAAGGTGTTGGGGGGCAGCCAGACGGCGTGAATGGCCGGCACTACCCAGACGGCATCCTCCACTCCAATCGAGAGCAGGCCGCGGAAAGAACCAAACAGCTGCCCACGAGCATGTTGATGGGCTTGTGAGGCCAGCTCTTTGTTGTAGTGTCCTGCGGCCGCAATCATGATTGGATCGCCCGGTGCCGTGACCAGGGCATGCAGCTCATGCTCATCTTTCATGGCGTAATTCTGCTATTTAATGGCTGATTTGTTGTCCATATGCCAAATATTTTCTGCTTAAACTGAGCAGCAAGCAAGTCAAAAAGGAACTGAGATGAAAGCACACGACATTCTTCCCGATCACGCCAGTGAAGTTCAGATCAATGGCACCACCATTCGTAAAGGCACGGTGGGCGCGTTTCTGGCCAATGCAGCGGCCTTGCGTCAGCCTGATGTCAGCGATGCGGAACGACAGCGCGCCTTGAACGATATTGTGGCGGCCTT
This genomic window from Alcaligenes faecalis contains:
- a CDS encoding cytochrome b, which encodes MQLRDNGLRFSPITIVLHWLVAALLFSILGLGVAIAQSPGEARLVHLQNLLGMLLFLISIYRFWARVTSFHPLPVGSPNPVEVIVARSVATALALAMVLLPVAVWLSRAAAGVAVELPGGLALPTLISPNAQVKAVVDVLFNIGATAFLAGLALHLFGAFKNHFVLKNLALRRMLGKQVEL
- a CDS encoding NAD(P)H-dependent flavin oxidoreductase, which encodes MSEANRDFAGNVITEMCGVQYPIFLAGMAAISGPQLTAAVANAGGFGVLGGLRLAPLMLRKWLRETRALTDQPFGVNVVPQFGGPEVFEAQFQVILQERPRILSLFYAEDYSADMIPRAKDAGMIVMVQTGTAALARKAIAHGADIIVAQGSEGGGHLNRGTIGLMSLLPAILDCAQGRPVLAAGGITTRQDVRAAMSLGASGVLVGTAFLASEESNAHPLYKQKILEASTDDTEYRTGYSFGWTYGTPHRVIPNRDKWNVLRLVGGGARAIDKDRMARKLSLYAGQGVGKIHSIVPAAERVAELALGLS
- a CDS encoding LysR family transcriptional regulator, with the protein product MEMRQLRIFCAVAEHGSFTAAAQKVHTVQSNVTMRIKELEAELEQQLFIRQKSGVVLTPAGHTFLAYARRILQLTDESRVALQDTGTPSGLLRLGSMETTAAIRLPQVLTQYRESYPQVQLSLQTGTTAELIKAIETHQLDGAFVGGFHQNAALTQEEVFEEELVLVSSKTVESLPALIEKIPQQTVLVFRTGCFYRSTLEHWFYQAGLVPNQIMEMGTLDGILSCVASGMGITLLPKAIAQNGSLRLPVQCHELPPEVARVKTVFIRRADANPGSALRSFVALAQAQFAQLPKLDQGEAELPALTGQPVGLPSSAAQALPQ
- a CDS encoding AraC family transcriptional regulator, whose protein sequence is MKDEHELHALVTAPGDPIMIAAAGHYNKELASQAHQHARGQLFGSFRGLLSIGVEDAVWVVPAIHAVWLPPNTLHSGQSHGPFHGWSVFIAESACQDLPKQACTIRMSGLLREAVLRASSWKPALATPLTDTQAHIAAVILDEIRTLPVEPFGLPLPQDPRLQRIARALIADPSNNQGMEHWADWAAVSLRTLSRRFVTETGFNFTAWRQRARLMRSLEMLAAGEPVATIAYDLGYSSPSAFISLFRRSFGHTPASYRSQL